The genomic segment TGTATTAAACTTCAATTATGACTTATGGTAATCAGAATAATCGTATTCACGAATTGGAACATCAAATGTGATAAGACCATAGTCTTTCGCTTTTAGAATCGCTACAAGCAATTCCCTTTGCTTCGTTTGACACAAGCCAgtttttctgtaaatataaaaatatttagaaaatagaatttaggGTGCTCTTTGATAAAAAATCTTACTCAGTTGGCAGAATAGCCCCATTAAATGGTGAAATAAATTGCTTCAATAGTTCAACATTCCTGTAATCAAGTATCAAGTATTCATCCCTGCAGATTGGACATGGATTGCCAGTAGCTAACTTTTCTTGCCTCTGGATAGAACATGTTAATGACTGAGATGGACAACTACTGAAAAATTGTTAACTCACAATGCAAGTTTTTCTCGTTCTTGGAGCAAACtgacccttgaaatttctacgATATCTCACCCAGACAGGATCTCCCCCATAGGTAGTTGAGTAGCcttaaaacacaaataaaatgtaaatgacTGGGGAATTTTGCAAAATGATTAATATTTACCTTTGCTCTTTAAATACTTCATACTAGTTTCTACAGGAATTGCTCTATTACGCATTTTTGAagcatttttttcatcaacaatAAGTTCTTCGGGATTCGAATTAGTTGATACTTCATCACTGGTTGTTTCTGCAAAGCTTCGAGCGAACGATAGTTGGATTCCTTCAGTCTTCAATAACATAGGCAAATTGTTGACATATTTAGAGGGCACCGTGAAAACTGACTGCTTCAAAGTAAGGCGGCTAAAACACCGACTCAAAACAAATCTGGCAGTCATTATTTAAACGTGAAAAATCTACTATTGTTTAGTAAAAAAGTGTTTGAATTATCATTGACTTCTAAACCCACGAGCCAGCAGACGACTTTCAAGTTCTCTGCTTAAGTAATGTGGTTTCagcaacaaataaataaaataattggactttttgaataaataataatattatttgcaTTAACGGAATTTTATCCTCATTAAAGgaatataaattgaaattgcaataattactttttgcttttaaaTATCACGAAAGAAATAGCTAGAATTGCTGTAGAAGGTAATAAATCCATCGCTAGGTGGACAACTGTTGATAAAATCGAGTGATAGATGGCAGACTTTGGTACAAGAAAGAAAGGtttcattttggtttggttATTTTGTAGTGTGAGGGTTCGCCGTATAAGTTTGGTCAATTCGTGTCTTTCGCCACATATAAAATACCAAATATTAAAGCTCATTTCTGCTTATAAAAGTATACTAATTCGCCTTCGTATCATACCGTGCCCGttgataaatatataaattaccGATCGCTTCGAAGAACTCGAGATATAAACGATTCACGCAGGACGAGAAACCCAGCCATCAGATACAACTTTCAgtcatccattttttcttgCCCTTCCCTACAGCCCAGGCTAGGGAGACGAGACATTTGTCCCAGACCCAACAACAATCTTTGACTCGACGAAAACGATCGATTTGATTCAGATGTTATTACATTGAGAAAGCATAATTTTACACATGTACATAATTAATATCTGGTCGATTCCGTCGTTGAATAAGTGAAAACCTTTATCCTTCATCCAAGTGGCAAATAATTTGTGACTAGTACGACTCCAACGTCTATCGAACTAGTCGAACCTTTCACATAATGAGGATTCTTCCTTGACGCTGATAATCATAACAAAAAATGGTAAGTGAATTGTAACAAtggaaaaatgtataaatgTTAGGTGTAATGTATTCGTCGGCCATTGCATAGCAACGACCTTGGGCTCATTTGAGAATGAGGAAAGGGGAGGGGTTTGTGACGTCATCACTATTACTCGAGCCCTTGATTGCTATACGATGCCTTCGTTTTGTGTATacgtttttatttacttactttttttttcgtatttacATTCTATAGCCACGCATTGATCCACTTGATCTACTCAATTGCCTTGGTGTTTTACTCTCGACTGATGGCGGCATTAAAGGACCCGGGGAAGTCGTACGAGTTGCTAGGTAGTTAATCAGTGCATCTGCAATTTTATGTTGCTTTTATTAATCTACGAATTTCGCTATACTAGGCTCATGTTACGGTTTTCCAAGAAACTTGTTAGTAAATGTATCTATATCCACGTCCTCAAAGCAACGCCACACGACCTTTTGGACCAGTAAGtatttgaaagggaaaatttttatctgtcagatttttcattgtttttttgttttttattatttgcagGTTTTTGAATGAACAAGGCGCCTATTACTTACTTCTAAAATGGTTGACTGAAGCTTTACAGACGCGTAATACACCGTTGCTGACGGAGATGTTGGAACTCGTCCAATTATTACCCATGTCAGAGGTTCGGTTGAAAGACGAAGGAGTTACGAGTTTGATTCGGTCTAGTTTTCCATACAGCGACCTTTCACAAATGATGCATTCGATAGCGCAAGAATACAA from the Daphnia pulex isolate KAP4 chromosome 1, ASM2113471v1 genome contains:
- the LOC124195077 gene encoding 28S ribosomal protein S18b, mitochondrial-like translates to MTARFVLSRCFSRLTLKQSVFTVPSKYVNNLPMLLKTEGIQLSFARSFAETTSDEVSTNSNPEELIVDEKNASKMRNRAIPVETSMKYLKSKGYSTTYGGDPVWVRYRRNFKGQFAPRTRKTCIRQEKLATGNPCPICRDEYLILDYRNVELLKQFISPFNGAILPTEKTGLCQTKQRELLVAILKAKDYGLITFDVPIREYDYSDYHKS